Below is a genomic region from Tepidiforma bonchosmolovskayae.
GAGGGAGATGATGGCGACCATGAGACGGGGAAGGCGGAGCCGCTCGAGGCCTTCGAGGAGGTCGTGAAACTGGGTGGTGAAGACGAGGAGGGCGGCCGACTGCACGGAGACCCAGCTCTTGAGGAGGATGGTGGCGAAGGCGACGAGGCCTTCGCCGCTGATGACCAGGCTGAAGAGGCCGAGGTCGATGGTGCCGAGGGGGTTACCGGGGCGGGTGAAGATGAGGGGCACCGCGGCGAAGGCGAAGGGGAGGGCGATGAAGGCGCCGCGGATCATCGGCAGGGGGCCGATGCGGGCGACTAGCGAGACGGCGCAGAGGAGGAGCCAGGCTGCCGCGAGCGCGAGGAAGGCGCCCTCGGGAAGGAGGCTCACCGAGAGGATGAAGGCGATGACGAGGAGGAACTTGAGCCGGGCGTCGGCGCGGTGGAGCGGGCTCTCGCGCGGGACGTAGCGGTCGAGGTTCAGGCGGAACTCCCCCTGTTCTTCTTCGCAGTGCGGACTGCTGCGCCGAGGCCGACGGTCACGGCGAAGACAAGGCCGACGCCGATGAGGCCGGCCAGGACGACGCTGACCGTTTCATTGTCGATGCCCGGGATGGAGTAATCAGTAAGCCATTCGTAGGGCGGGTCTTTGGCGTTCTCGACGAATCCCTTGTCTTCGGCGACGCGGTCGAGACCGTCGGGGTCGGAGGAGGCAGCCGGTGCGAGGAAGATGACCACGAGGGCGGCGATGATCAGACCGGCGATAGCCCAGCCCCAGCGGCGGAGGAACGAGCGTTCAGAGGGTGCGGTGGCGGTCATGGTGGCTACTCCCTGTCAGGCGGCGGATGCTTCGCGCAGGGTGAGGAGGTCGGCGCGGGCGACGCGGATGAAGGCGAGGGCGCCGACGGTGATGATGGCTTCGCCGATGCCAATAATGACGTGCCAGCCGACCATGGCGACGAGGGCGGCACCGAGGGAGGTGGTGTCGGAGAGGGCGAGCTGGATGGAGACGACGACAGCCGCGGTGACGACGGAGAGCCAGGCTGCGACGGCGGCAGCGGGGAGGCGCCCCTTCTCTTCGCCGCCGAGGGCGCCGGCGATGGCGCGGTAGACCCAGTAGCCGCCCATGGTGCCGATGATGCCCATGTTGAAGATGTTGGCGCCGAGGACGACGAGCCCGCCGTCCTGGAAGACGAGCGCCTGGACGGCGATCACGCAGGCCATGACGACGGTGCCGGCGTAGGGACCGAGGAGGATGCCGGCCAGGACTCCGCCGAGGAGGTGGCCGGAAGTGCCGCCCGGAATCTGAAAGTTGAACATCTGGCCGGCGAAGATGAAGGCGGCCATGACGCCCATGAGCGGGATGGCGCGCTCATCGAGGCGTTCGCCGGCACGCTTGAGGGAGATGGCGAGCGCGGCAATGGTGATGGCCCAGAAGACGAGGCTGACCGGGACGGAGAAGAATCCGTCGGCAGCGTGGAGCAAAAAGAGCGGCATGGTCTCCCCCTTGTTCCCTGCTTACGTCGGGTAGTTTAGCTGCAACAGTTTGCAGCTGCGACGTGCTGGCAGACACGGGGTGCACGAGGGTGGCGGCTGCGCGGGCCGGGCGGGTATCGTTCGAGGTATGGAGAAGCCGGTCCGGTACCGCGTAGGGAACCTCGATATCGCCGTCATCTGCGACGGCTACATCAAGCTCGACGCGGGAGCGGTAATGGGGCTGGTGCCGCGGGTGCTCTGGGAGCCGATCATCGGGCCGGAAAACATCGACCGGGAGCACCGGATGAAGCTCTCGCTGAACTGCATCGTGGTGCGGAGCGGGGACGAGGTGCTGCTGGTCGACACCGGGATGGGCGACAAGGTGCAGGGCACGCCGCGGGAGCGTGGATTCCCGGGGGAGTACGGGAAACTGCTCGAGGGGCTGCGAGCGCTGGGGCTGGGCCCGGAGGACGTCACAGTGGTGGCGAACACGCACCTGCACGCCGACCACTGCGGGTGGAACACGCGTCGGGCCGGGGACGGACGGCTGGTGCCGACGTTTCCGCGGGCGCGGTACATCATCCAGGCGGGGGAGTTCGACGCGGCGATGCACCCGAACGAGCGGACGCGCGGGACGTACTTCGAGGAGAACTTCGCGCCGCTGGCGGAGTCGGGGCAGCTGGAGCTGGTGGAGGGGGAAACGGAGCTCATCCCGGGGGTGACGTACTGGCCGACGCCGGGGCACACGGCTGACCACGCCTCGATCGTGCTCAGTTCGGCGGGGGAGACGGCGATTTACACGGGCGACCTGGTGCACCACGCGGTGCAGATCGAGCGGCCGGCGTGGATCGCGGCGTTCGATATCCTGCCGCTCATGTCGCTCGAATCGAAGAAGAAGCTGGCCGAGCGGGCGCTGCGGGAGAACGCGCTGCTGATCTGCGTGCACAACCCCTTCCCCGGAGCGGGGCGGCTGATCGAGCGGGACGGCCGGCGGACGTTCGTGCCGGCATGAGCGGCGGGATGATGCGGCTGGCGCTGCGGGAGACCCATGCGGCGTTTGGGGCGACGCTGGGGGTGCGGCGCGGCTGGGAGGTGCCGGTGGCGTACGGCGACCCGGAGGGGGAGTACCGGGCGCTGCGGGCGGCGGCGGCGGCGTTCGACCGGAGCGCGCGGAGCCGCTTCCTCGTGACGGGCCCGGATGCGCTGGATGTGCTGCGGGGAGCGCTCGCCGGGGCGGTGGAGGAGCTGGAGGAGGGGCGGGCAGGGCGGTTCGCGGTGCTCGACGGCGAGGGGAACATTGCGGACCTCGTGCTGGCGGCGCGGATGGGCGGCGCGGCGTACCTCGTGAGCGGCGAGCCGGAACGGCGGGGCGTCCTCGGCGAGAAGCTGCGGGGGGCGATCGGCGACGGCTTCGAGGTGCGGGTGGACGACCGGACGGAGACGACGTGCACCATCGGGGTGGCCGGGCCGGGAGCGGCACAGTGCATGGCGCAGTTCGTCGCTGAGGCGCTACCGGGGCGGCTCGGGCCGCTGCACTGCGCGGCGTTCGAGTTCCACGGCTTCCGGGCGCTGGCGGTCCGGACGAGCGACACGGGGGAGGACGGGTTCGAGCTGGTGCTGGCGCCGGCGGTGGCCAGCCACCTGCTGGGGACGCTGCGCTCGGCGGGGGTGGCGCTGGCGGGCGCGGAGGCGCTGGAGGTGGCGCGGGTGGAGGCGTGCATCCCGGCGTGGACGCCGGACCTGGAGCCGGGGCTTTCGCCGGCGGAGGCCGACCTCGACGTGCTGCTCGGAATCCCGGGCGGCCGGGAAGGGCGGATCCTTGCGGCGTTCCTGCTGGAGGGGCCGGCGGCTCCGCCGGGGACCGCGGTGACGGACGACGCGGGGCGCACCGTCGGCGAGGTGCGGTCGTGCGTGGCGGCCTGGGGATTGAAGGGGACGGCGGGGCTGGCGATCATTGACGCGGCGGCAGCCTACCCGGGAGCGGCGCTCGCGGCGGGCGGTGCGCGGCTGCTGGTGGCGGCGAAGCCGCTGTATCGACGACGAACGGAGGGGAGTGCGCGATGGTAGACCTTTCGGCGCTGGCCGCGTACGAGCCCCGGTGGCCCGGGGTTGTCGAGCTGAACCTGCAGGACCAGTGGCGCGCGCGGTGGGTGGATGAGCAGGTGCTGCCGCCGAATGCACCGGTGAACTACGCCTACGCGATGGTCGTGGCAGGAGAGAAGGGATACGTGCTGCGGCGGCCGGGTGAGCCGGCGTGGGGAATGGTGGAGGGGGCGACCGGCGAGCGGCACGCCCAGCAGTTTGTGGAGGACGAGGTGCGGGGACGCATGGGGATCGAGCCGGGCGTGGTGGAGCTCGTGGGGTTCTTCGAGTGCAAGGCCACGCGGCACAACCGGGAGTACCCGCAGGGGACGCTGACGGTCCGGCCGCTGTACCTGGTGGTGGCGAAGGAGGTGGGAGACACGCCGGGCGGCTGGGAGCGGCGGCGCCTGCCGATGAACGAGTTCATGGTGGCGCTGCGGTCGCGGTACCCGGAGCTGGACGAGTACCTCGGGAAGGCGGCGCTGCGGTACGCCGTGCTGCGGAAAGAGGGGAAGGCGCAGGACGGCTATTCGCCGTAGATGCGGACCAGGAGGGCGTAGAGGCCGGGGTCGTAGCTGCGGAGCCAGGCGCGGTCGCGGCGGCCGTTCAGGTCGGCGTGGAGGAAGTAGGCCTGGGTGCCTTCGGCGAAGTACTCGTTGGCGTTGGTGGCGGCGTAGTCGCCGCGGTACTTCCCGGCGGCCATGGCATCGGCGTAGAGCTGGCGGATATCGAAGTAGTCGGCCGGGGGGATGGCCCAGCCCATCACGAGGTGGCCGAGCTCGTGGTAAAGGATGTTCAGGCCGCCGCAGGGTCCGGAGCGGCGGCCGAGGAGGTCGTCCTCGTTGACGGTGACGACGGGGTAGTCGGCGCGGTCGGCGACGCCGCAGACATGGTCGAAGAAGTCGCGCGATTCGGTCTCGCTGAGGCAGCGGAATTCGGGGAGGTCGAGGACGCCCTGGTTTGAGGCGGCGACGATGACGTAGGCGCCGTCGGCGGCGAGGGCGTGTTCGAGGTCGTTGCTGGCGAAGAAGCGTTCGACCGTGCGTTTCGCGGCTTCGACGGCGCGTGGCGAGACGTCACGGTTGGCGACGATGGTGATGCCGGCGGCTTCGGTGATGGTGGTGTACTCGGGCGAGAAGCGGCGCGGCTGGCCGGGGTCGGGCATTTTCGCGACGCCCTGGCAGACGTCGCCGGCAGCGAGGGGGGCCGGCGAGGTGCGGGGTTCTGCGGGCGAGGCCGGCTGCGTGCGGGGAGCATCGGTGCCGGCATCGGAGGCGGAGCGCAGGACGAGGACGGCTGCGCCGGCGAGGACGAGGATGGCGGCGACAGGCGCGACGACGGCGGCGAAGAGGGGCTTCACAGGAACAGGGTGGCGGCTCGCCGGAAGACCTGTAAAGCAGCGGGCTTGACCGGGGATTTCCGGGCGGGCGGAGGGCTACTGTTCGATGGCGAAGCGGACGGAGACGGTGACGGTGACCGTGGACTCGCCGACTTCGACCGGGGTGGCTGTATCGGCGGCCGAGCGGCCGGCGGGCAGACCAAGGGGAACAGGGCCGCCGGCGGCGGTCTCCGTGATGGCGAGGACGTCGCCGACGCGGACGCCGGCGGCAGCGGCGAAGGTCTCGGCGCGCCGGCGGGCATCAGTGACAGCGTTCTTGCGGGCGGTTTCGAGGAGGTCGTCCTGCTTGCTGAAGCCGAGCTGGAGGCTGTTGAGCCGGGCGGCATCGCCGGCGGCGGCGAGGGCGTCGTCGATGACCCTGCCGAGGCGGTCGAGGTCGCGCACGCGGACGGTGAGGACGTTCTGGACGGCGTACCCGGTGATGACGGGGGCGCCAGGCCGGGAGTAGTCGTACTGGGGCTGGACGGCGATGGCGCGGGTCTGGATGTCGCGGTCGGCGACGCCGTTGGCTTTGACGGAAGCGATGAGGCGGGCCGCAGCCTGGGCGGCGCGTTCGCGGGCGTCGGCGACGGAGGATGCGGCGACTTCGATGCCGAGGTCGAGGGTCGCCATATCGGGCGGGGCGGCGGCTTCGCCGGTGCCGGTGACGGTGATGCCGAGGTCCGTGGGCGATTCTCCTGACAGGATGGTGGTGTCACCGCTGCAGGCGGCAGCGAAGAGGACGAGGGCGGCGACGGCGATGAGCGCCGCGGAGCGGCGCGAGCGGGTCATGGGGTGCGCCTCCTGCGGAGGAGTTCGACGCCGGCGAGAGCGGCGAGCGCAAGGGCGGCGACGGCGCCGGCGGCGTAGAGGGGCCAGCGGGCCTCCCCAGTTTCGGAACGGGCTGCAGCGGCGGGGCCTTCGCCATCGCCGACGGCCTTCGGCGCGGGCGGCCCGGCGGCGCGCTCGCCGGGCGCGGGACTGGCGGAAGCGTCCTGCGGCGAGGCTGCGCCGGCGGCGGACGGCGGCGGCGCGGGGGTGACACTGCCGGGGACGGCCGCTGCAGCACCGCTGACGCCCCCATTCGGCGGAGCCGCCACGCCGGCCGCCGACGTCGCTTCGGGCGAGGGCGCAGCGAACGGGGCGACGGGCGCACCATCGGCCGCTTCGGTGCTCATGAGACCGCCCCCGGCAGGGCCTTCGGCGGGCGCGGTGGAGACAGTGTCGCGGTCCGGGGTATCGGCCAGCATGAGCACGGCGACGGCGGTGAAGAGGGCAACCGCGGCAGCCGCGATGCCGCGGACGGCGAGGACGAGCGCAGCGGGCAACGGCGACGGGGCCGGACGGCGGGATGGTTCGAGCATGGCCGGCGTGAGGCGCAGCGACCGCGAGGGCTCGAGGAGGGGGAGCCCGCCGAGGGCGGCGTGAATTGCCTGCTGCCCTTCGAAGCGGGTACGGCATGCGTCGCAGGCGGCGAGGTGACGTTCGAACGCTTCGCGCCGGCCGGGGGAAGCGCGGCCGCTGACCACGTCAGTCAGGAGGTCGTGCCAGCGGCGGTGCCTGCGGAAGATCCGGTCGATCATCGTTCCCCTCGGTCGTGAAGACGTCCTGAGCGCGTGAAAAGTTCCGGGCGGCGTTCGAGAGCGCGGCGGAGGCGTTCGCGGGCGCGGAAGAGGCGCGATTTGACGGTGCCCATGGCCACGCCGGTGGCGGCGGCGATCTCCTCGTACTGGAAGCCGTGGACGTCGGCGAGGAGGAGGACCTCGCGCTGGTCGGGCGGGAGGCTGCGGAGGGCGGCCTCGAGCGCGGGGCCGAGCGAGCGGTCGTCGAAGGCGGCGGCCGGGTCGGCGGCAGGGTCCGGGGGGTCGAGGGCGGAGTCGTCGGAGTCTTCGGCCGAGAGCGACCGGGCAGGGATGCGGCGCATGCGGCGGCGAAGTTCGTCGCGGGCGGCGTTAGCCGCAATGCGGAGGAGCCAGCTGCGGAAGCTGCCGCCTTTGAACTGGTGGAGGGCGCGGTAGGCCGAGAGGAAGGCCTCCTGGGCGGCGTCTTCGGCGGCGGTGCGTTCGCCGATGAGGCGGTAGCAGAGCGTGAAGACGAGGGACTGGTAGCGGTCGACGAGGCTGTTGAAGGCGGCGAGATTGCCGTCTTTTGACAAAGAGACCAGGTGCTCGTCGGGGGGTTCGAGCGTGTCGGTCATGTGCGCCGAGGGTAGGTCAATCGGCTGTAAAGGGGGAAGCTGGAGCTTCGCCCGGAGCAGCGGGGAGGCTATGGTACGCTGATGACGATGGACAATGGCGAGGGCCGGCCCCTCGATGAGCTGGAATCAGGACACGAAGACCCGCAGGGGTGGTACTTCGACCTCCCGAGCGACGCATGGAAACGGCAGGAGGAGAAGAACCGCCTCCTCCGGGAGCGGGTCCGGAAGAACGAAGCCGAGCCGGCGGAGCCGGAGCGGCGCGACCCGTTCGTGCTGCGGCGCCCGGAGCCGGAGCCGCCGAAGAAGCGGGGCCTGTTCGGTTTCGGAAAGAAGAAGCGGGGGGATGAGGACGAGCACCCGGCGGGGCGGCGGGAGGAGCCGACGGCCGGGCGGCCGGGCTGGCTGACGGCCGATGATGGAGACGCGGACGAGTGGTCGACGGAACGGGTACCGTTCGACCCGTCGGCGGAGGAGCCGGCGCTGCGGCTGCGCCCGCGGGCGCGCGGCGAGGAGCCAGTCGACCGCCCCGTCGGCGGGCCGGAGGTGCCGCCAACGCCGGCGCCGGTCGAACCGCCGCCACTGCGGCTGCGTTCGCGGACGGAGCCGGAGCAGGGTTCGCGGCTGAACTGGGATTTCGGGCCGGGCGCCTGGCCGGAGACGCCGGCACAGGGCGGTGCAGAGCCCCCGGTCGACAGCCCGGAGGACGAGGAGAGCATCTTTGCGCGGATGCAGGCGTGGGCGGAGCGGGGGCGCGAGGAGCAGCACCGGCGGCTGGGCCTCGGGCATCCGCAGGACGTCCAGGCGGAGGAGGGCAGCGCACCCCACGGCGACGACGCGGCGGCATCTGCGGCGAGCCAGTGGCCGGACGCAGCGGCACCGGAGCCGCCGCTGGCAAACGAGCATGATGCCCCGGGGGCGGCGGCCGGCGCGGGCGGGTTGGACGACCGCGAGGCCGGGGAGCCGGCTCACGGGCCGGAACTGCCGCCGCTGCGACTCCGGCGGGAGCCGGCGGACGCGCAGCGCGAGGAGCGGAAGAGCAGCAGGTGGGACGAGTTCTTCGGGCTGAACCGGGAGGAGGGCGAGGAGGACGGGCCGGGGTTTTCGGAAGGGCTCGCCGCGATGCGTGAGTGGGCGAAGAAGAAGCCGCTGGGGAACGACATCTCGGAGATCCCGGAGGAGTTCCTGAAGCCGTTCGACTGGGAGCTCGAGGAGCAGGGCCAGGCGGGCGGCGACGCGCGGCAGGATGACCCGTTCGCGGCCTTCCGCGTGAGCGGCGAACCGGGGCCGGGGGCCGACCGGGAGGCCGGGGCGCCGGCATGGGTCGACTCCGCTACGGGCGGCGACGCGCAGCAGGATGACCCGTTCGCGGCCTTCCGCGTGAGCGGCGAGCCGGGGCCGGGGACCGACCGGGAGGCCGGGGCGCCAGCGTGGGTCGACTCCGCCACGGGCGGCGACGCGCAGCAGGATGACCCGTTCGCGGCCCTCCGCGTGAGCGGCGAACCGGGGCCGGGGGCCGACCGGCAGGCCGGGGCGCCGGCATGGGTCGACTCCGCTACGGGCGGCGACGCGCAGCAGGATGACCCGTTCGCGGCCTTCCGCGTGAGCGGCGAACCGGGGCCGGGGGCCGACCCGGAGGCCGGGGCGCCGGCGTGGTTCGACTCCGCTACGGGCGGCGACGCGCGGCAGGATGACCCGTTCGCGGCCTTCCGCGTGAGCGGCGAGCCGGGGCCGGCGGCCGACCGGCAGGCCGGGGCGGCCGGTGATGACGACCCGCTCGCGGGGATCTTCGCGCCGCGGGATGTCACCGAGGCTTCCGAAACGCCGAAGGAGAAGCGCGGGCTGTTCGGCCGGCTGTTCGGCCGGAAGCGCCAGGACGGCCCCGGAGACGAGCCTGCGGCGCCGCCGGCGGCGGACTGGCTGTTCGAGCCGGCAGAGGCCGCGCCGGCTGAGCCGCTGCGCGCGGCGGATGTCCCGGGCGCATGGATACGCGCAGACGCGGACAACGGGGCGCCGGAGGAGGCCTGGGGCGCCAGCGCCGGGCCGACTTTCGCGCAGGACCGGACCGTCGCGGAAGGGTTTGCGGCGGAGGTTCGCGCGCAGGATGCGCCGGTGACAGCGGGGATGTCCGGGTCCACCCGAGCGGAGGGACGCATGCCGGTGGACGACGAAGGCGTTTCCTTCGACCGGGCGGAGGAACCAGCGGAGGACGAGGAGTGGGCGCCGGAGCCGGTGCCGCAGTTCCAGGCGCTGCCGGAACCGGGTCCCGGGGCG
It encodes:
- the cbiQ gene encoding cobalt ECF transporter T component CbiQ; the encoded protein is MNLDRYVPRESPLHRADARLKFLLVIAFILSVSLLPEGAFLALAAAWLLLCAVSLVARIGPLPMIRGAFIALPFAFAAVPLIFTRPGNPLGTIDLGLFSLVISGEGLVAFATILLKSWVSVQSAALLVFTTQFHDLLEGLERLRLPRLMVAIISLMYRYLAVLTEEASRMLRARASRAAIPPGGRSPGWRWQARVVGNMVGALFIRAYERSERVYVAMQSRGYAGHLRHLHDRPFPRPQLALLAAAVALLVAFELSAHTWVPRA
- a CDS encoding PDGLE domain-containing protein, giving the protein MTATAPSERSFLRRWGWAIAGLIIAALVVIFLAPAASSDPDGLDRVAEDKGFVENAKDPPYEWLTDYSIPGIDNETVSVVLAGLIGVGLVFAVTVGLGAAVRTAKKNRGSSA
- a CDS encoding energy-coupling factor ABC transporter permease; translated protein: MPLFLLHAADGFFSVPVSLVFWAITIAALAISLKRAGERLDERAIPLMGVMAAFIFAGQMFNFQIPGGTSGHLLGGVLAGILLGPYAGTVVMACVIAVQALVFQDGGLVVLGANIFNMGIIGTMGGYWVYRAIAGALGGEEKGRLPAAAVAAWLSVVTAAVVVSIQLALSDTTSLGAALVAMVGWHVIIGIGEAIITVGALAFIRVARADLLTLREASAA
- a CDS encoding MBL fold metallo-hydrolase — its product is MEKPVRYRVGNLDIAVICDGYIKLDAGAVMGLVPRVLWEPIIGPENIDREHRMKLSLNCIVVRSGDEVLLVDTGMGDKVQGTPRERGFPGEYGKLLEGLRALGLGPEDVTVVANTHLHADHCGWNTRRAGDGRLVPTFPRARYIIQAGEFDAAMHPNERTRGTYFEENFAPLAESGQLELVEGETELIPGVTYWPTPGHTADHASIVLSSAGETAIYTGDLVHHAVQIERPAWIAAFDILPLMSLESKKKLAERALRENALLICVHNPFPGAGRLIERDGRRTFVPA
- a CDS encoding SIMPL domain-containing protein, producing MTRSRRSAALIAVAALVLFAAACSGDTTILSGESPTDLGITVTGTGEAAAPPDMATLDLGIEVAASSVADARERAAQAAARLIASVKANGVADRDIQTRAIAVQPQYDYSRPGAPVITGYAVQNVLTVRVRDLDRLGRVIDDALAAAGDAARLNSLQLGFSKQDDLLETARKNAVTDARRRAETFAAAAGVRVGDVLAITETAAGGPVPLGLPAGRSAADTATPVEVGESTVTVTVSVRFAIEQ
- a CDS encoding anti-sigma factor family protein, which produces MIDRIFRRHRRWHDLLTDVVSGRASPGRREAFERHLAACDACRTRFEGQQAIHAALGGLPLLEPSRSLRLTPAMLEPSRRPAPSPLPAALVLAVRGIAAAAVALFTAVAVLMLADTPDRDTVSTAPAEGPAGGGLMSTEAADGAPVAPFAAPSPEATSAAGVAAPPNGGVSGAAAAVPGSVTPAPPPSAAGAASPQDASASPAPGERAAGPPAPKAVGDGEGPAAAARSETGEARWPLYAAGAVAALALAALAGVELLRRRRTP
- a CDS encoding RNA polymerase sigma factor yields the protein MTDTLEPPDEHLVSLSKDGNLAAFNSLVDRYQSLVFTLCYRLIGERTAAEDAAQEAFLSAYRALHQFKGGSFRSWLLRIAANAARDELRRRMRRIPARSLSAEDSDDSALDPPDPAADPAAAFDDRSLGPALEAALRSLPPDQREVLLLADVHGFQYEEIAAATGVAMGTVKSRLFRARERLRRALERRPELFTRSGRLHDRGER